Proteins co-encoded in one Leucobacter exalbidus genomic window:
- a CDS encoding thiolase family protein, with the protein MRSAVIVEAVRTPVGRGKPGGSLSEIHPVDLLAVPIRALIERTGIDPELIEDVIAGCVSQGKEQAGNIARHGALAAGLPESVPGTTVTRACGSSQQAAQFAAQGVIAGAYDVVIAAGVESMSRVPMGAASAGADFIGSGVAERYPEGQVSQGVAAERLASKYQITREEMDRYAAESHERATDAIANGNFDAEIVPVVTPNGTVTVDETVRSGTTAAGLSGLKPSFENAVDAARFPEIQWSVTAGSSSPLTDGASAVLIMEEELAFKLGLKVRARFVSFAVSGVSPIDMLTGPVPATRKALKRAGLDVADIDSFEVNEAFSVVPLGWAAEMGVERERMNADGGAIALGHAIGNSGTRLLTTLLHRLERTGGRFGLQTMCEHGGMANALIIERVETA; encoded by the coding sequence ATGCGTAGCGCCGTCATTGTTGAAGCTGTTCGTACACCCGTCGGGCGTGGTAAGCCCGGAGGGTCACTCTCTGAAATTCACCCCGTCGACCTTCTTGCGGTCCCGATCCGTGCGCTCATTGAGCGTACGGGGATCGATCCCGAACTCATTGAAGACGTTATTGCAGGCTGTGTGAGCCAGGGCAAGGAACAGGCGGGCAACATTGCCAGACACGGCGCGCTCGCAGCCGGTCTACCCGAGAGCGTTCCCGGCACCACGGTGACTCGTGCCTGCGGATCAAGCCAGCAGGCGGCACAATTTGCGGCGCAGGGCGTGATTGCTGGTGCGTACGACGTTGTGATTGCCGCGGGTGTCGAATCAATGAGCCGAGTACCGATGGGGGCTGCGTCAGCCGGTGCAGATTTTATCGGCAGCGGCGTGGCTGAGCGATACCCCGAAGGGCAAGTGAGCCAGGGGGTTGCGGCTGAACGGCTCGCTAGCAAGTACCAGATCACTCGAGAAGAGATGGACCGCTACGCCGCAGAATCGCATGAGCGCGCTACGGACGCGATCGCAAACGGCAACTTTGATGCCGAAATTGTTCCGGTCGTGACACCAAACGGAACGGTCACGGTAGACGAGACGGTGCGTTCGGGGACCACGGCTGCTGGTCTTAGCGGACTCAAACCTTCGTTTGAGAATGCTGTCGATGCCGCTCGATTCCCCGAGATTCAGTGGTCAGTGACGGCCGGAAGTTCCTCGCCGCTTACGGATGGTGCATCAGCCGTGCTCATTATGGAAGAGGAACTCGCGTTCAAATTGGGGCTGAAAGTGCGGGCGAGATTCGTGTCCTTCGCGGTTTCAGGGGTTAGCCCGATCGACATGTTGACCGGGCCGGTCCCGGCGACACGCAAAGCGCTCAAACGTGCCGGGCTTGATGTCGCAGATATTGATTCCTTCGAAGTAAACGAAGCATTCTCAGTTGTACCTCTTGGTTGGGCGGCCGAAATGGGGGTCGAGCGAGAACGTATGAATGCCGACGGGGGCGCCATCGCGCTCGGTCACGCAATTGGAAATTCGGGAACGCGATTGCTGACTACGTTGCTTCATCGACTCGAGCGCACAGGTGGTCGATTCGGGCTGCAGACTATGTGTGAGCATGGCGGAATGGCCAACGCACTGATCATTGAACGGGTCGAGACAGCCTAG